The following DNA comes from Tunturibacter psychrotolerans.
CTCCAGGTTGGTGTCATCGACTGGCTTGGCCAACTCGGTGCGATGATACCAAACGTCTGTCGCATGATTTAGCAAAGAGGAGCTCCGAGCCGCCCACTCACTAGAAACAGGATTGACAAGCTCCTCGGTAAGCTGGCATTGAGTTGGCTCTAGTATTGGAAGACGTAGATGGGCATTCTTTTCGAGACACTTCTCGCCGAAAATAATATCGATTTCAGTTGCTCCTGAGCAGATCGCTAGGTCTCCCTCGCCAAGCTAGTTCTTGGCTTTGGAGGTGGATTTTGGAAACTTTGCGACCCGGCTGTAATGAAGCGAATTTTATTGTGTCGAGGATAGAAAAAAGGATGTTTGAGGTTGCCAGAAGTCCTCCAGGCATATTGACCACCGCCGGAGGCGCAAGCGCTCTTCCAGGAAGGAGCTGCCGTACATTTCCAAAGTGACCGCAATTCCTCGGAGCGAGGATAAGCAAACTTACTTAGAGAAGTTAGCACGAGCGAGATCAATCTAAATGACATTTTTCGTAAGTTCCAGTTCCGCGGAACTCGAGTTTCGATAGGCTGAGACGTAGTCCAACAGGAGTGAGATGCGTGTGGGGTGAGCAACACCAAGACTTGTCCCAACTAGGACGAAGGCTTATCGCTAATTAGCGCACACGGATTGATAGCTAAGATGCCTCCTTTATAGGGATTGGCTCTGCGAAGTTCGGCGACAAAGAAAGATGGGTCTTGCGAGTTGTCGACATCCATCCCGCCGTTCCATAGGAATACTCCATATAGGCCGTTGTCTCCTCTTGCATTTCCGCCCTCCATACGAGCGGTATTCAAAATCCAACGGTTTTGTCGCCCCGGGAGGTGTGCCGGATCAACCGCATCGCCTAATTCTTCTTTGTGATACCAAACTTCGGTCCCAGGATGCTCCACAAGAGCGTAAGCACGCGTTGTCCATTCGCCCAATGCAGGATTCTTGAACCCGGCTGCGAGTTCGCCTGGAGTCGGCTCCAGCACAAGTAGACGGACATGGGCTCCGCGATCTAGGCAATCTTCAGCGAACATTACATCGCCCTCGGTAGCAGTGCCGCAAATCGCAAGGTCTCCTTTTCCAACTTCCCACGTAGTCAGCGCTTCCTTGATCTTGTCATTCACCGCCGGCACGCTGGACGACGGAAAACGAGGGTCTAAACTGTTCAGTTTGTCGATGGGATATCCATAAAAAACAATAACCTTCCCCCAAGTTGTCCTTTGTCGCTTTGAATCGAGTTTTGCCTGAACGATCGTTATAGCTTCGCTGATGATGTCCATTTTGAAATTAAGACTTTCAAGAAGGACTAACCGATGCATAAACGATCGGAGGTAAAAGAGTGTCGCCGAGGGCACCGCACACGCATCCCTGATCCCGTGAAGGACTGCATCCTTGTTGTCGTTCAGCAGTTCGAGGCCCGAAAGCGCAACTGCACTCCAGAATTGGGTGTCATAATCACCCGTCACCTCGGCGTTCTCCCCGGCACCTCTCGCTGCGTATCTCACAACTACGCTTAATTCTTCGCGGTCAAATATCGGTGGGTGAGGCAGCTCTATTCGAGGAAATAGTTTCTTGAAAACAGCAATGAGAAGAAGTGCATTATAGCCGCTTAGATATTCGTCAGGGTGGCGACTCTGCACGTCTAAATAGCTGCGAATAGCCGCAACCAACAAGCGGGAACTATCTCGCGCCCGCTCGCGGCATTCGCTGACGTTATGCCCATTCTTCCATTGCATGTACCACAGCATGCGATACACATCTCCGAGAACCATCCCGGCTTCGGGATTCGTCTCGTGCTTGCTCAAAATAGCCCGCATCTGACTCTCAGCTCTCTCAGTCTCTCCACGGCTATTCAACACAACTCCGAGTTGCAGCTGCGCCTCTACATCATCGGGCGCTAGATGCAGGATTTCTGTGAGCACCTCTTCGGCAGCAGCAAACTGGCAGAGCCCTATGAGAGAGCGCGCCGCCCGCGAAAGGATCTTTGCCCGATGAATTCTGGTGGGAGCTCCCTGCGCAAGGGTGATAATGTTTCCGGGGCGTTGCAGCTCTTGCGCGATCCGGACTCGCTCTTCCCAATCGCGCTCGAGAGTTCCAAAAAAGTGGGACTTCGACGTGTCAATATTTTCCCAGTCCACTTGTCTTAGTCCTGGAAGGTGTGAGTAGAGCGGGCTGCCAGTCGCTTGCGACTCCGACGCGAAAGCTTTTCTGAATTCTTCGGCTAATCTCTGGACCTCCGCCGAAACGTCAATATTGTTCGTATTGGGGCCACTGTTGCTGTCATCAATCAAAAACAGATCCCCCTTATAACTGAAACTCCGATCTGAAGCGACATCAAAGGGTCGATTGACTGTCCATCCTCCCTGAACAATAAACACGCCGCGCGCACATACTCCGTCACGGATTCCAAGCTCGTAGT
Coding sequences within:
- a CDS encoding tetratricopeptide repeat protein is translated as MPFGKVDVRVDEISKPIRVDFNKIYTELLEPALREAGCDPSRADSQATAGDIRTDMFFDLVTADLVLADLSIPNPNVYYELGIRDGVCARGVFIVQGGWTVNRPFDVASDRSFSYKGDLFLIDDSNSGPNTNNIDVSAEVQRLAEEFRKAFASESQATGSPLYSHLPGLRQVDWENIDTSKSHFFGTLERDWEERVRIAQELQRPGNIITLAQGAPTRIHRAKILSRAARSLIGLCQFAAAEEVLTEILHLAPDDVEAQLQLGVVLNSRGETERAESQMRAILSKHETNPEAGMVLGDVYRMLWYMQWKNGHNVSECRERARDSSRLLVAAIRSYLDVQSRHPDEYLSGYNALLLIAVFKKLFPRIELPHPPIFDREELSVVVRYAARGAGENAEVTGDYDTQFWSAVALSGLELLNDNKDAVLHGIRDACAVPSATLFYLRSFMHRLVLLESLNFKMDIISEAITIVQAKLDSKRQRTTWGKVIVFYGYPIDKLNSLDPRFPSSSVPAVNDKIKEALTTWEVGKGDLAICGTATEGDVMFAEDCLDRGAHVRLLVLEPTPGELAAGFKNPALGEWTTRAYALVEHPGTEVWYHKEELGDAVDPAHLPGRQNRWILNTARMEGGNARGDNGLYGVFLWNGGMDVDNSQDPSFFVAELRRANPYKGGILAINPCALISDKPSS